The proteins below are encoded in one region of Bacillota bacterium:
- a CDS encoding methionine synthase, producing the protein MTFEAMARPTGIGSLPFRDPEEACRFILDRLPELPFWPQLPKRGPSENMYVQFGPGLPGLAEEGPDLILDRGAGGGGVGGNVAGGGGEAAPDYDQALAALYQRCLEDDYDWPLRCDHAAGFYALTEGHAAAVGRALAVKGQITGPVSYGLTVQGRDKRLLIYDETAFDGVVKGLALQAKWQERALRRLNPATILFLDEPSMAAFGSAYYNLSRDQVIAAIKEVTAGLEGLTGVHCCGNTDWSVLIDAGLDILSFDAYYYAKNLSLYPEAVSGFIARGGLLAWGIVPTDTNDAVKETASTLVDRLEQALTWFEDKGLDRERLVRQSLITPSCGLGGRPVETAERAFRLVLGVSEEIRRRYGLSP; encoded by the coding sequence ATGACCTTCGAAGCCATGGCTCGTCCCACCGGTATCGGCAGCCTGCCCTTTCGCGACCCGGAGGAGGCCTGCCGCTTTATCCTCGACCGCCTGCCGGAGCTGCCCTTCTGGCCACAGCTTCCAAAGCGCGGACCGAGCGAGAACATGTACGTCCAGTTCGGGCCGGGCCTCCCGGGCCTCGCCGAAGAGGGGCCCGACCTCATCCTCGACCGGGGCGCCGGCGGTGGCGGAGTCGGCGGCAACGTCGCCGGAGGCGGCGGCGAGGCCGCGCCCGACTATGATCAGGCCCTGGCCGCTCTCTATCAACGCTGTCTCGAAGACGACTACGACTGGCCGTTGCGCTGCGACCACGCCGCCGGCTTCTACGCCTTGACCGAGGGCCACGCGGCCGCCGTCGGGCGGGCCCTGGCCGTGAAGGGGCAGATCACCGGTCCGGTCAGCTACGGCCTGACCGTCCAGGGGCGTGACAAGCGCCTCTTGATTTATGACGAGACGGCCTTCGACGGCGTCGTCAAGGGATTGGCCCTGCAGGCCAAGTGGCAGGAGCGCGCCCTCCGGCGGCTCAACCCGGCGACCATCCTCTTCCTGGACGAGCCGTCGATGGCCGCCTTCGGCTCGGCATACTACAACTTGAGCCGCGACCAGGTCATCGCGGCAATCAAAGAAGTCACCGCCGGCCTCGAGGGACTCACCGGGGTCCACTGTTGCGGGAATACCGATTGGTCCGTGCTCATCGACGCCGGACTGGACATCCTGTCCTTTGATGCCTATTACTACGCCAAGAACCTGTCCCTCTACCCCGAGGCCGTCTCCGGGTTCATCGCTCGCGGCGGCCTGCTGGCCTGGGGGATCGTTCCCACGGATACGAACGATGCGGTCAAAGAGACGGCCTCGACCCTCGTCGACCGGTTGGAGCAAGCCCTCACCTGGTTCGAGGACAAGGGCCTCGACCGTGAGCGACTGGTCCGGCAAAGCCTTATCACCCCGTCCTGCGGCCTCGGAGGCCGCCCGGTCGAGACGGCCGAACGGGCCTTCCGGCTCGTCCTGGGGGTCTCGGAAGAGATCCGCCGTCGCTACGGTCTGTCCCCTTAG